The window CACGTCTCCCGGCAGAGCGGTGGGATTTCAGGGTGCCACGAGGCCCCAGACAGCTGCTCCCCGGACGGGGGGGCTGCACACCGACGCTGGGGCCGGGCGGTGGCTCCGAGGCTGTCCCGGGAGCGCTGAGGGGGACAAATCCCAgcggcgccgggccgggccgggcccacCACGCAGCGGCCGCCCAAGATGGCGGAGCACAGCTGCGCGACGCGCATGCGCGCTGCGGTCTCGGCGCCTAAGATGGCGGCGGCCGGCAGTGCTGAGGCTGTGGACGGGGCCGCGGCGCCTGTGGGGGGCTCGGCCGAGGGGCGGCCGCGCCGGGCCCTGCGGTGGGCGAGGCTCCGCcgctgccggggctgcggctggTGCAGCAGGGCGCCGAGGCGCGGGTGTACCGGGGGCGCTTCCTGGGGCGGGCGGCCGTGGTGAAGCTCCGCTTCCCGAAGCGGTACCGGCACCCGGCGCTGGAGGAGCGGCTCAGCCGGCGGCGCACGGCGCAGGAGGCGCGCTCCTTGCTGCGGTGCCGCCGGGCAGGTGGGCACGGGACGGGACGCGGGTCTGGGAGGGGGCAGCTCTCGTTTGCCGGTGGCTGGGGCGGTCCGAGTGTCCGCCTAGGGCCTGCACCGGCTTCTTGGTATGGTAACATTAGGTAACAGCCAccctttgtccttttttttataGGGATTCCGGCCCCAGTGGTCTACTTCGTGGATTATGTGACCAACTGCATATATCTTGAAGATATCGTAGGCTCGATTACTGTTCAAGACCACATTAATTCCATACAAGACAGTGGAAATGACACCAGTAGCCTCCTTAATTTAGCAGAGAAGATGGGCGAGCTGTTAGCAAGGATGCACGATGAAGACCTTATACACGGGGATCTGACGACTTCCAATGTACTTCTGCGACCACCCACAGAGAAGCTGGACTTGGTGTTGATAGATTTTGGACTCAGTTTTATTTCAGGTCTTCCAGAGGATAAAGGGGTTGATTTGTATGTTCTGGAAAAAGCCTTCCTTAGTACTCATCCCAATACAGAAACCCTGTTCAAAGCCCTACTAAAGACCTATGCAGCAACGTCTAAAAAGTCTGGCCCTGTGATGAAAAGGCTGGATGAAGTGCGGctaaggggaaggaagagatcCATGGTGGGGTGAAAGAGAGCAGGCATCGGGATGGAGAAATATTGCTACTTAGGTTCTGCGAGTATGGTTATTTATACTTCCAGTTGGTTTTATTTCACAGGTTACTATTTTGATAACTGTgtcatattaaataaaaatgaatttgtaacAGTGTCGTAAAGTAATTGTGAGACGTGAGCACAGATGAAAGACAACTAAAGGTTACTTCTTTCGTAAAtgttaaacatttcttttaaagtggAACTTTCAGTGCCATTCCATGGGCCGCCTTCTTTGTGTAGTTAGAATTACACCAAGTGATCTTCCTCAGCCCATGGACGGTGGATTTCTGGGAGGTAGGAGGGGCCTGAGGGTACCAGAACATCTACCAAAGATAattaagacaaaacaaatatattattttttctcagaagactTGCTACAAAGGGCTTAAATACATTATAAAGGCCTGTACGCATCCTGAAATTTTTAGGACTATAAATTTCAGGACATGGGCAATGGCTGAAATAGAGTGCTACACATAAGACAGGTTCATTTATGTATCCAGTAGTAATCTTCTCTCTTTTAACTTTCAGTTGATATTATTTCCTTAAGTAAATACAAAAGAATGTGAAGAATGGGTTTGTGCTGGGAAACTTCCTGTTTAAGCAAGAAGTCTGCTGTAAATTTCTGGGTTTGCAGCTTTGTAAGTTGGACTGCTTGAATTGTGATTGCCTGCCTAGGTGGGCAGGGGTATGGGTGTTTTTTGGTAACTGTCCCTATTCTAATTAGTTTTCTGGGTTAATCCGTCTGATAGCGCCAATGTAGGATGATCCAGAGGAAAAGTTTACAAACCCCATAATAACCAGTCCTCTGCACTATTAGTAGAATGGGATGCAAGCTGCGTGCTGTGTGTGAGCTTTCCTGCTTCCTTCAGATAATGATTCAAAAGGAAGAACGCAGCTCTCCCTGCGTGATGTGCTGCGCTGGGCAGCCTCTGTGCTGCACACCGAGGAAAATCTCTACCccccaaggggggggggcgcacagTTCCCTTACACTGCGGCTGCTGGAAAGCACTTGGGCACGGCTCTGCGTGCAGGCCAGGCTGAAGGGAGGCGGTGAAGCTGCAGGCGCTGCGCATGGCCTCCGTTCGCAGCCTCGGGCTCGTCCCTTCCAGACAACCCCGTCCCGTGGGCACCAGGCACTAGAAGGCGCTCGCCGCAGCGCGCTGCACTTCGGCCGGTGGCGCCGCCGTAACGCCGCCGCTTTCCAAACCAAGGGTCCCCCGTTCGCGTCTCGCAAGTGTCCTAGCGCGGCGGGCTGCCCGTGCCCGGCGCGCATTCACTTCCTTGCCAGAGGAGCCGCCTGGGCGAGTGCTCGGCCCCAGGTGGGGCCCGGGTTCCACCGACCCAGCCACAGCTTTGTCCGAGGTCCCCATGTTACCCCGTTGCTTTCTacctttcagatttttcttgcGAAGGAAtcctgcagcctgctctgggcttTTCCCATGGCTGGTGATGGAAGCCAACGCCCCggggttttgttttaactgcTGGGTGTACCCACTGTGCTCACCCAGTGCGGAGCacgcctgggctgggggcaaggAGAAGGAGCTGGGTTTTTGTGCAGGGAGCCTCCTCGGAGAGCTTGCACCCagcgctgcagctgcctgcctgccgaGTGAatgcagcagtgccagcactgctcGGTCACTTTGCTCTCCCCAGGCACCCCGGGGTGGAGCAGGGCCTTGTGGCGTGGTGGGAGCAGGTGGATGCAAGCTAACGAGTCCCCTAACGAGGCCCAATGTGAGCCCCGACATGCTGCCCCCCAGCATGCCTCGCCTCCCTGCCCACCACCCCCATCTGTACAAACACGCTGGGACTGTCTCCTGGTGGTGCCAGGATTGAGTTATGCTTGTAGAGCCCTTTGAAGTGGCCTGTTTCTAACTATCGTGatgtttattaaaatgcagCTCTCTCTGCAGGACCGTGGAGTAGAAACAAAGCTGATGGACTGCAAGTTTTTATGGCCAGGAAGGAGCCCTGCGGCAGAGCTGGGGTCAGCTGCTTGCACGTAGCGCCGGGCTTCTGGCAGGGACCCTGGGCTGGCCTCCTGAAATCTGCTGTGAGATGGTACATCACAACAAGGCAGAGCATTGCAGGTAAcgaaaagcaaaatgttttgctttttcatcgCATGATACAATTCCTCATTATTTAAGGCTTGCTTTTTGCACATCACTACATTGCTGTAGTGAAAATCAGTAGGCAAATCACAGCCGGTGCATAGCCACAAAGAGGAGACTCCGGACATGCGGCGTACCCAgcctgcacctcctgcagcctcaGCTCTGTCCCTGGTTGTGCCCTTGGGAGCTGCAGCTTGGATCATGGACGGCTCCGAGTGATGCAGGGAGAAGCAGAGATGTTtgctctgccccaggcaggCTGTTTGGATCAGCCCCAGGGGTGTGCACAGCCCCCAAAAGTCCTGCCTGCCTCCCGGAGGGCACTGGAAGGGCTGGCAGTGTGAAAGGGGACGGCTTGTATTGCACGCAGCCACTGGGTGTCTCCCTGCCATCGTCACCAGCGCTGAAAAAAGTCTGCATTTGGGAAAAATGGTCTTTCAACAGAAAATAGTTGTAACCGTTGCTGGACACGCAGCTGGTCacgctgctgctttctgctgcataaatattcctgcttttaagaatGAATTTCTGTCTCAAGAGACCAATGTCAGGCCTGCCACAACTATTAATTTCCAGTGACTTCTCGGCACGTGCCCCTGCTTGTATCACACCTGGGCTTCTCCCAAAGTGCAATGAACACGAGGGGTGTGCAAACAAGCtgtggaaaaagaataaaaggaaagagggaaTGACAAATGAAAGGCAAGTGGAGGAGTTTCATTAGAAGAATTTGCAGTGTTAGGATTTTGAAGGAAATTGCCAGTtattgatggattttttttttttattttttattttccccttattGTAGTGTCTGATCACTatcagtgatttattttgtgGAAGTGGGTTTACCAGCCTGGCAGTACTTTGCAGTAATAATGATAAATTCTGTTTTGCCCACTGATCCAATAAATACGCAATgaaaataatgtgatttttgGAGGTAGTTTTGGGTTGTAGGCCTATAGGAccactttgaagaaaaacaaatggggaagaaaacacaTACTCTTATGGCAAGAAATAGGAATGAAGATGCAGTTGCTTAATCCGGGTGTGCTGTTACCATGACTTTTGAACAGTGCCTCTTCTGTGCGGGCAGTTACTGTGTGTATATGTAAAAACTGTGCATACAAGTTATACAGTGTAGGTTTTTTAGTCTAGGCCTTGATGTCTGCAGGAAAttgatattttccagttttgcaaGATGCAAAACATTGATAACCTTTTGCAACCCTCCTCTCCCATCAGCGCTGATAGGAAACCAAGCTAGTGCaataaaagcataaaagctCATTTGTAACCCAGAGTTCAGTGTGTGAGGGTCACTACAGAGAGATAAAGCCTCTCTCTGGCCCAAGCACAGCCTGTGTCCCACTGCTGTCCCTTTGGGCACCACACAGCACCTCTTTCTTCTGCGCTAAGCTCAATGTCCTCTGTCAGTAGCGGAGAGTGATGGCCCAGGAACAAGCGAGGTCTGATCCCAGCGGTGAATAGGGAGCCCAGGGAGGGGTACAGCGAGGGTAGCTGGTGCTGGCGCTGGAAATGGGGGTGATGGAGATGCAGTTTACAAGGAAACTAATTTAACCTGAAATCCTTGAAGGCCCCTGCATGGAGCTTATAACTGGGACAGGCTGGAGGCTGAAGCCTGTGCCCTGAGGGGCTGGGCGGGTTggtggcaggggctgcccaggcagggaCGTGACCGTGTCTGGAAGGGGAAGACGGAGATGTGCTCCCCTTCCCCCGTCCCTCTGCACTGGCAGAAAGCTGCGTCTTTATAAGAGAAAGAACAGACCATGGCATTGATGGCTTATTGTTCTTTTGAAGCTTTTTTCCACTCACAAGGTTGATTTTGAGAGGAAAAGACTAATAGAGCTCCTTTGGTCCAGCATATGGCACAGGCTCGTAAGCGTACTCCCAGTCTGGCTGATGGCTCTATGGGGTGAGCTCCACGTGTTTTAAGCCATGGCATTGCTTTGGTGGCCTGAATCTTGCTTTCAGGTCCTCAGCCACCTTCTTCAGCATTACACCACTATCCGAGTGATGAAGTATGCTGCCATCACCCACCGTGATGGCGTTGAGGTGGCACAGGAGCCTCCCACTCATTTCTCTATCCACATAACTTTTTAGTCACCATGTCCAGCAGTCAAAaaaggcaagattttttttttttttaaagaaaaatcaccagaaaaaccaccaccacaacaaaaacCCCATTGCTTTCTCTTGGTCAGCTCTGTGCTTTCTCTCGGGCCCCCAGGAAGGAGCAGGAGCGTTtgccagcggggctggggcagccgcGGGGCTGGCAGCCAGGCGGATGCCGGATCCTCGCTGTGCCAGAGGCCCCCGGCAGTGTCCAGCAAAAGCTTTTGTCTCCTTTCGGCTGCTTGAAAGGAGCTGCGGAGATGCTGTGGCATCCTCTTCAGCCCCCTGCCCGGGCTGGTTGTGGGGATTAACTGATCTGTTACTGTTTATGCAAAATTATCGACGtgccgtggaggaggtggaggccaGAGCCGGAGCAGAGTCCGTTCAGCCAGGGCAAGAGCCCTGGCTCCGTGCTGCCTGTGTCCCCACACTCTTCCTCTCTAACTTCTTGTTCCCTCTGTGCCAGTGATTCATGGTTTTTAGAAGCTTGAGAGAGCTTTTCTCAGTGGGCTCTCTGCTTTTTTGTCCAATTCATTCCACTTTAACTTCTTTGATGCTCTAGGAGTGACCGGCCGGGAGGTAGTAGCTCTCCAGAGAGCTGATTAGTTGTGACAATGGAAGGGTttctctgctgagcaggatTTTTAGACATCTTTCATGTCATGGGCCCAACTCACCCAGgttttgaatatatttaaagaacTCAGAGGACGCTGGCAAAGTACTAAGTCAGGGggttgctttgctttcccttttttttctcctcgcTGCTCAGCTTCGTTTAGCCGCCAATCGCAAtgcaaaaagcagagagaaaacccAGCTCCCTCGGCTTTGATCTGCTCAATCTGATAGTGTCTCAGATCTGCCTGCTGCCGTCTGTGCCCCTTGCTCGGGCTCCCCGCAGGCACACACAGACCAGCAGCCGCCGTGCTGCTCGCTGACACTTCCCTTGGCCACGGGGGGATCCTGCCCCACGCACGCCCCCTTTTTCTTTATGATGTCCCACATcaagggcagagctgggaggaaaaCTTGCCCTCGGTTATACCTGGGCAGCTCCCGTATTTTCTCTTTGGCTGATGATTGAAGCATCCTTGCTGTGTGACTTTGGCCCAATTATGTTAAGGGCTTAGTCATATGCTTCTCACTTGATTTCTGAGGCTCACACTTGTGTGCGTCAAGACTTTGCCTCCTGCTTTTCCAGTATTTCCTATGGTCCTGTCCCGTTCCGCACCGCTGgccttttgtttgcttctgttcactcatttttaacaaaaaaagtgtttcacGTGGTCTTGCAAACAACTCGTCCAACATCTGAGTCCCTATTCAAACTGAATTGTCAAAagcaatcccagctccctgtttttctcatgcttttgacttttttaacGATGCGAATTTGTGTATCATTTCTGACCATGGGGGGGGAAATGTCAGAGAACAGGTAGCCAAACTTCCAGGTCCGGGTGCCTTTTTGTAGCCATCAGGTGTACTCGCCATTTCTTTGTAGTTCGATGCACTGAGCCCTACCGGCAGGCACCCTACAGCCTGCACTACTGGGAGCCCAGCTGAGCACGGCAGGCGGTGCCAGGGGTTCTGACCCCATGTGTGACACCTCCACCACTGCaccccagctggagctgctgcacgTGGGAACTGGGCAGGACGAGGGGCTGCCCCGTGGGCCATTCTTCGGCTGGGGCTGAGCTAAAGGTGCGAGAGGCTTTGGCTGGGAAGGGGGACCGGGAGGGCGTGACGTGGCCATAGGTGTCTGGGAGGGGGTGGGTGCTATAGCAGGGCACTGCGGTGGGTTGGTCAGGGTGCTAGAGTGTTGCGGGGCAGGTGCTATAGGGTGCTATAGTGGGGTGCTGCGGTGGGGTGTCTGCTACAGCAGGGCAGGTGGTGGGGTGGTCAGGGTGCTATAATGGGGCTGTGAAATGGAGTGGTCAGGGCGCTGTAGCAGGGTGCTGTGGCAGGGCGGGCACTATAGTGGGGCAGCGCGTTGGGGTGGTCAGGGCACTATAGTGTTGTGGGGCAGTCAGGGTGCTATAACGGGGCAGTGTGGTGGGGTGGTCAGAGTGCTATAGTGTTGTAGGGTGGTCAGCGTGCTATAGTGGGGCAGTGCAGCGGGGTGGCCAGGGCAATATAGCGTCGTAGGGCGGGCAGAGCACTGTCGTGGGGCGCTGTGGCAGGGTGGGCGCTATAGTGGGGCTGTGAGGTAGGGTGGTCAGGGTGCTAGAGTGTTGCAGGTGGGCAGGGCACTGTAGCAGGCAGTGCAGTGCTCagggtgctatggggtgctCAGGGCGCTATAGCAGGGCGCTATAGCTGTGCACTATAGCAGGGCAGGCACTATAGCAGGGCAGGCGGTGGGATGGTCAGGGCGCTATAGCGTTGCAGGTGGGCAGGGCACTATAGCAGGCGGTGCAGTGGAGCGATCAGGGCACTATAGCGttgcggggcgggcagggcggTATAGCGGGGCGGTATAGCGGGGCGCTGCGGCAGGGCGCTGtggcggggcgggcagggcgctGGGTGCCCCTCCCggcgggcggggcggccgccttcatccccccccccccctcctcctcctcctccctcccctccggGCCGGGATAaagcggcggagcggggcgcggggcgcggggcgcgggaTGGCGGCGCTGGGGGCGCTGGTGAAGAAGGCGTGGAGCGTGCGgagggtgctggtgctgctgtgcgCCCCCGTGGCCCTGGTGCCCGTGCTGCTCAGCCTGCCCCCCAAGGTACCCGGCACCGCCGGAGGGTGCCCGAGGGaccgcccggggggggggcagggggtgggggcaccGGTTTTGGGGCGCAgggggtgggcacggggtggggatggggctcGCCTGCCGGGGGGGGTGCCACCACATCGGGGGTGCCCGCTTGGGGGTGTGGGGTGAGGGCACCGAGCAGGGGACGGGGCCGTGGGGGGCTGCGAGTGGGGGCTGCAGTTTGGGGGGCACCAAAGCCGCGGACCTGGAGCACAAATGGGGTGCGCTGACTTGGGGTGCGGAGCAGGTGTATGGAGCGGAGTTAGGGGCTGGGGTCATGAAGTGTggagctcagccctggggacacACAGGGGCCCAGCTCGCAGCtcgctgccctcctgctgcagcccctgaccCTAACCAGAGTCCCCCTGTAGGGTCTGTCCACAGAGGAGGGGACACCAGAGCCTGCAGCCCGCCAGAGCTCCTCAGGGTGCAAATGGAGGGGGCATCTTGGGGTTGTTGTAATCTTTTAGTGGAAAGGGGGTAGAGCAAGTGAACTGTGTTCATGTTGCTTGTGTAGGCACTGGGACGTTGCGAGCAGCCCATGGCTCTCAAACCGAGTGGCACTGAGTGGAAGTTTTTGCTGATGCCTGGCTGCCTTGTGCTGGTTTTTATCAGCGGCTCTGAAAGTAGCGCtgggagaaactgaggcacagcgCAGGGCCACAGCCAGCGTCCCGCAGCGAGCTGCatgcagagctgggctgggggcgagCCCCTGGGCGCAGGGACAGCGGTTCCACCGGGCCCTGCCACCCCGTCCCCTGCACCGCAGGAGGGACCGGGCAGGCGGGGTGGGCAGCGGGGTCGTGCTGGGGCACTGGGAAGGGCAGTGGGGCTGTAGGTGCCTCCTGCACTGCTCCGGGAGGCTCCTGGGGAGAGGCTGTGTCTGAAAAAACTTTGTGAGTGACATGTTTGTGGTGTTCTGTAGGTGTGGAGTAGATCAGTTTGGTAAGCTTTGGGCTTTGGTGTGTGAGATAGGCTGCATGTCAGGTAGCATCTGTGGCAAAACTGGAGAGGGAAGGGTTTTGCAGCTGTCCCGTACACACAGCTCTCGTGCGCCAGGAGCATCCTTGGGTGGACGTCCACGGGGCTCTGAAGTCACTGGGAAATTTTGtgccactgacttcagtagGCTCAGGATTTCACCCGTGTATTCTGACTCAGATCCATTTGAGAATGACTTTGTTTATATCAGAAAATAAGCGATGTTCAGTACGTAGTGATTACAGAGTGATTCAGATGTGGTAAGGACACGGAGGTGGCATTTACTTCTGCCGGTGTAGTGCTTGTTGGTGAAACCTTTATATTCAAGATAGCAAAATAAATctccttaattaaaaaaaaaatagtagtatGACCATTGCTGTATTAATAACACAatatattaaaagagaaaacccTTCTTTGGAtgtaatctcatttttttttctttctaatttgcATTATTTGGCTGAGTTCTTAATAGGAGTATATTGAATGTTTGCCTCAGAGCAAAAAGCACATTGCATAACAGGTACTTCATCCCCTTTCAGAGTCATAAGTAGCTCATATTTGTTTGTACATTCATTTACTGCAGCTGAACAAGTGGCTTCAATGATATTTAATGTTTCCCCGTTTGACTCTGGCACTTGTAAATTCTGGAGCTGTGGTTATAGGGCGAGGAGATGAGCTGTGCACAGCG of the Anser cygnoides isolate HZ-2024a breed goose chromosome 16, Taihu_goose_T2T_genome, whole genome shotgun sequence genome contains:
- the TP53RK gene encoding EKC/KEOPS complex subunit TP53RK translates to MLDHVCPFILSVGYEACSCGRGRGACGGLGRGAAAPGPAVGEAPPLPGLRLVQQGAEARVYRGRFLGRAAVVKLRFPKRYRHPALEERLSRRRTAQEARSLLRCRRAGIPAPVVYFVDYVTNCIYLEDIVGSITVQDHINSIQDSGNDTSSLLNLAEKMGELLARMHDEDLIHGDLTTSNVLLRPPTEKLDLVLIDFGLSFISGLPEDKGVDLYVLEKAFLSTHPNTETLFKALLKTYAATSKKSGPVMKRLDEVRLRGRKRSMVG